A stretch of the Duncaniella dubosii genome encodes the following:
- a CDS encoding Na+/H+ antiporter NhaC family protein — MNKHSIFGSRNLPSLGISLVPISFLFVALISIIVVSGADAVSESGPYILLASTAIALTLSLIGGVASRRGLSVGFKRSAIQILPAVPILICIAMVATTWMLSGVVPTLISYGLQILNPKFFLVVTCVVCSAISVLTGSSWTTIATLGVAFMGIGEVMGYSDPWIAGAIISGAYFGDKVSPLSDTTVIASSTAGVDLFEHIRYLMFTTIPAIVIALIVFFIVGMTTGTEQSPDASAMLSALGSTFNLSPWTLVIPAITMILIGMRVPTLKVLLIASAMGAAGIFIFQSHEGMDIAALATSLWSGAALSTGNPALDNLVTTGGILGMMPTVYLVLSAMLFGSVMIGSGMLTRLTDAFTSRLRHRTSIVSATVTSGLVMNCCTADQYLSLIITGNMYRSLYRRNGLEPRLLSRAMEDSISVTSVLIPWNSCGLTQATVLGVGTLTYLPCCVFNILTPLMSILVARLGFKIPVQPRNAAADCQVRVARNSAI, encoded by the coding sequence TTGAACAAACACAGTATTTTCGGCAGTCGCAATCTCCCCTCGCTCGGAATCTCCCTCGTCCCTATAAGTTTTCTTTTCGTTGCCCTCATCTCTATCATTGTAGTCAGCGGAGCTGATGCCGTATCGGAGTCAGGCCCTTATATCCTACTGGCTTCCACGGCCATAGCATTGACACTCTCGCTGATTGGCGGTGTGGCTTCGCGACGCGGGCTATCGGTAGGGTTCAAACGGAGTGCCATTCAGATTCTTCCGGCCGTACCAATCCTCATCTGCATAGCGATGGTAGCCACGACATGGATGCTATCGGGTGTAGTGCCTACACTTATCTCCTATGGCCTTCAGATTCTTAACCCTAAGTTCTTTCTGGTCGTGACCTGCGTTGTATGTTCGGCGATTTCTGTGCTGACAGGCAGTTCGTGGACCACGATAGCCACCCTCGGAGTCGCTTTCATGGGCATCGGCGAGGTGATGGGCTACAGCGATCCGTGGATTGCCGGCGCGATTATTTCGGGCGCATATTTCGGCGATAAAGTGTCGCCCCTCAGCGACACGACGGTAATCGCATCCTCGACAGCAGGAGTCGATCTCTTCGAGCATATACGCTACCTGATGTTCACCACCATTCCGGCTATAGTCATCGCGCTGATCGTGTTTTTCATTGTCGGCATGACCACAGGGACAGAACAGTCCCCCGATGCAAGCGCCATGCTGTCGGCTCTCGGTTCGACCTTCAATCTCTCGCCGTGGACGCTCGTAATCCCGGCCATCACAATGATCCTTATCGGCATGCGCGTCCCGACACTCAAAGTGCTGCTCATAGCCTCCGCTATGGGAGCTGCCGGAATATTCATCTTCCAGTCTCACGAAGGGATGGATATAGCCGCACTTGCAACCTCGCTCTGGAGCGGGGCTGCCCTCTCGACGGGAAATCCGGCTCTCGACAATCTCGTGACCACCGGCGGAATCCTCGGCATGATGCCTACGGTCTATCTGGTGTTAAGCGCCATGCTTTTCGGGTCGGTCATGATCGGGTCGGGAATGCTCACCAGACTCACCGACGCGTTCACAAGCCGTCTGCGCCACCGCACGAGCATCGTCAGCGCCACCGTCACCAGCGGACTTGTGATGAACTGCTGCACGGCCGACCAATATCTGTCGCTCATCATCACGGGCAACATGTATCGCTCGCTCTACCGCCGCAACGGTCTTGAGCCACGCCTGCTCAGCCGCGCGATGGAGGATTCGATTTCGGTCACCTCGGTGCTGATACCTTGGAACTCATGCGGACTCACACAGGCGACCGTGCTCGGAGTGGGCACGCTGACATATCTCCCCTGCTGTGTGTTCAACATACTCACTCCGCTCATGAGCATCCTCGTCGCCCGTCTGGGGTTCAAGATACCCGTGCAACCACGCAATGCCGCGGCAGACTGTCAGGTCCGCGTGGCCCGAAACAGCGCCATCTGA
- a CDS encoding linear amide C-N hydrolase encodes MRAYFFDHHVEKTGDSDLGLSIVRSILYNVSVPYTYTAGEANVSSTQWRSFANIRDRLYYFDIVTNPGIFYVDLNKCDLRPGAPVMKIDTSKSKDYIGDVTSKLFKTQPFTPMY; translated from the coding sequence GTGAGAGCTTATTTCTTCGACCATCACGTCGAAAAGACAGGCGATTCTGACCTCGGGCTGTCGATCGTGCGCTCGATTCTCTACAATGTATCAGTGCCCTACACCTACACGGCCGGAGAAGCCAACGTTAGCTCCACACAATGGCGCTCGTTTGCAAATATCCGCGACCGTCTCTACTATTTCGACATCGTGACAAATCCGGGCATATTCTATGTCGACCTCAACAAATGTGACCTCCGTCCGGGAGCTCCAGTTATGAAAATCGACACATCGAAAAGCAAGGACTACATAGGCGATGTCACCTCGAAACTGTTCAAGACACAGCCTTTCACACCGATGTATTAA
- a CDS encoding T9SS type A sorting domain-containing protein yields MRQLIVIALVVISALLSSGAAPRWEAVDAPGRIFTEQRSDPEWTDVAVRDGHIYVISQREVNVKVFTILGQLISQETLPAGTHRLHMSAKGIYILKIGTTTRRVTI; encoded by the coding sequence ATGCGTCAACTCATTGTCATAGCGCTCGTTGTCATCTCAGCGCTGCTCTCATCGGGAGCCGCACCGCGCTGGGAGGCTGTCGACGCGCCCGGACGCATATTTACCGAACAGCGAAGCGACCCCGAATGGACTGACGTTGCCGTGCGCGACGGTCACATATATGTGATCTCACAGCGAGAAGTCAACGTCAAGGTCTTCACGATTCTCGGCCAGCTTATCTCACAGGAAACCCTCCCTGCGGGGACTCACCGACTGCACATGAGCGCCAAGGGAATCTACATTCTGAAGATCGGCACCACAACGCGACGCGTAACCATCTGA
- a CDS encoding linear amide C-N hydrolase, which translates to MFTSALRRKRQPAHRRPFARLENPIPTNLYVYPRGMEKQGHDLPGAIKWTSKYGAVYAVGYDGGITEGMNEKGLVVSGLFCKGTVYVNDTNNDRPPMSLSMFPAWLLDQCATTDEAVAMLREQNFTISGLTFDSGTVSTLHWGITDETGKSAMIEFTRGNLNIYEGQDIPVLTNDPNFPQMNAINDYWLAKGGRTPFRAPYQAPTVS; encoded by the coding sequence ATGTTCACGAGTGCTTTACGTCGGAAACGACAGCCTGCGCATCGTAGGCCGTTCGCTCGACTGGAAAACCCGATCCCTACCAACCTGTATGTCTACCCTCGTGGCATGGAGAAGCAGGGTCACGATCTCCCGGGCGCAATCAAATGGACTTCGAAATACGGCGCTGTCTATGCCGTCGGCTATGACGGCGGAATCACCGAAGGAATGAACGAAAAGGGGCTCGTAGTGAGCGGGCTTTTCTGTAAGGGCACCGTCTATGTCAACGACACTAACAACGACCGTCCGCCGATGTCGCTCTCGATGTTCCCCGCATGGCTGCTCGACCAATGCGCGACGACCGACGAGGCTGTGGCAATGCTGCGCGAACAGAATTTCACCATCTCCGGATTGACCTTCGACAGCGGAACTGTCTCGACACTCCACTGGGGCATCACTGACGAGACCGGCAAGTCGGCAATGATAGAATTCACCCGAGGCAATCTCAACATCTACGAAGGTCAGGACATCCCTGTGCTTACCAACGACCCGAATTTCCCCCAGATGAATGCCATCAACGACTACTGGCTTGCCAAAGGGGGACGAACACCCTTCCGGGCACCGTATCAAGCCCCGACCGTTTCGTGA